The Pelagibius sp. CAU 1746 genomic sequence TTTTTGATCATATAACAGGCAAATAACATTGACGGACACCGCCCCGCCCAGGCTCGACCGGATCGACCGCGCCATCCTCAACGAGTTGGCGCGAAACGCGCGAATCTCAATGATCGATCTCGGCCAGAAAGTCGGCCTGTCGAAAACCCCGGTCACTGCCCGCGTGAAGCGCCTGGAGGCGGAGGGCGTGATCACCGGCTACCGCGCCGAGTTTTCGGCCGGGCGCCTGGGCCTGGAACACGTGGCCTTTCTGGAGGTGCGCCTGGCCGATACCCGCGAGAAGGCGCTGCAGGCCTTCAACGCGGCGGTTCGGCAGATCGCAGAGGTGGAGGAATGCCACATGATCGCCGGCGGCTTCGACTATCTCGTGAAGGTGCGCACCCGCGATATTGGCGACTACCGCCGGGTGCTGAGCGAGAGCATCTCGCGCCTGCCCCACGTCGCCTCCACCTCCACCTTCGTTTCGATGGAAAGCGTGCGCGACCGCGGCGTCACGCAGATCTGAGCGCCCCTGGGCGAAACAGGCCGTCCGGACCGGCGTTCAGATTCAGATATTGTGGCAGGCGGCGAGGCGGTCGCCGGCGAAGGGCCGCAGCGGCGGCCGGTCGTCCCGGCAGCGCTCCGAGGCGATGGGGCAGCGTCCATAGAAGGGGCAGCCGGCCAGTTGCTCAAAGCGGCTCGGCGGCTCGCTCTTCTCAAGGCCGCCCTTGATGCGCTGAGACGGATCCAGCTTTGGCACCGAGGCGATCAGCAGCTTCGTGTAGGGATGCAGCGGCTCGGCGAAGAGATCCTTGCTCTGGGCGATCTCGACCAGGTGCCCCATGTACATCACCGCGACGCGGTCGCTGACCTGGCCGACCACACCGAGGTCGTGAGAGATGAAGAGCATGGTCAGGCCCATCCTCTCCTTCAGGTCGGCCAGAAGGTTCAGCACCTGCGCCTGCACCGAAACGTCGAGGGCCGAGACCGGCTCGTCGGCGATGATCAGATCCGGCGGCGGAAGAATGGCCCGGGCGATCCCCACGCGCTGCCGCTGGCCGCCGCTCAGTTCATGCGGGAAGCGCGACGCGAAGGAAGGGTCCAGCCCCACCTGCGTCAAGGCCTCGGCAACAAGCTCGCGGCGCTCGCTGCGGTTTTTGAAGACTCCGTGGATGTCCCCCGTCTCGGCGACCGAATCTCCGACGCTGCGGCGCGGATTCAGGGAGGCAAAGGGGTCTTGAAAGACCATCCTGATCTTCAGGCGCAGCGCCCGCAGCGTACGGCTTCCCTCAGTCAGGATATCGCGTCCCTTCAGAAGGACGGAGCCGCTCTGCGCGGTTTCCAGGCGCAGGATACTGCGGCCGACCGTCGTCTTGCCGCAGCCCGTCTCGCCGACGATGCCGAGCACCTCGCCCGGATAGACCGAAAAGGATACGTCGTCGACCGCCCTGATGCGGTACTTCGTACCGGCCCGCTTGGCGGTGAAGGAGGTGATCAGGTTACGAACTTCGAGAATGGCATCCTGTGCCATCACGCACCTCCCTCGAGAAGCGGGAAATGGCAGAGCGCCCAGTGACCGGACGCGACGTCGGCCTGCGGCACCCGGCCCTGCCGGCAGTCGCCGCGCGCATAGGAGCATCTTGGCGCGAAGGCGCAGCCGTCCTTGATCTCGCCGGGTTTGGGCGCCTGACCGGGAATGGTCAGCAGCCTGTCGTGCCCGGCCCCAGGATCGGGAACGCAGGACATCAAACCATGGGTGTAAGGGTGAACGGGGTTCTGGAACAGTATATGGACGGCGCCCGTCTCGACGATCCGGCCGGCATACATGACCGCGACGCGGTCGGCCAACTGGGCCACGACGCCCAGGTCGTGCGTTATGAAGAGGACCGCCATGTCGAGTTCGTCGCAAAGCTCCCGCAGCAGGCTCAGGATCTGCAGCTGAACCGTCACGTCCAAGGCGGTGGTCGGCTCGTCGGCAATCAGCACCTGGGGGCGGCAGGCCAAGGCGATGGCGATCATGACGCGCTGGCGCATGCCCCCCGACAACTCATGAGGATAGGCGTTGAGCTGCAGCGCGGCATCCGGAATCCGCACCAGATCGAGCAGTTCCCTGGCCCGGTCGCGCAGCTCGCGGCCGCTCGTCCGGTCATGCACCCGGATCGCTTCCTCGATCTGCTCGCCGATGCGGAGCACCGGGTTGAGCGAGGTCATCGGCTCCTGAAAGATCATCGCCACGCCGCCGCAGCCGGCCTCGACGCGGCGATGCGGCGGCATCGCCGTAATATCGACGCCGTCGAGTTCGATACGGCCCGCCGAAACCTGCACCTGCGGCTGTGGCAGCAGGCCCATCACCGCCAGCGAGGTCATGCTCTTGCCGCAGCCCGACTCGCCGACGAGGCCCAGCACCTCTCCGCGGTCGATGTCGAAGGAAATCGACGACACGATCGGCAGGCTTGCCCCGGCGGTCTGGAGCGAAATGACGAGATCGCGGACTTTCAACATGTCTTACTTCCTCTGCCTGTTCCCCAACACTTCGCGGAAGCGGGGGTCCAGTCTGTCTCGCAACACGTCACCGACCAGGTTCAGGGAAAAGGCCGTCAGGACAATCATCATGCCGGGGAAGAACAGGAGCCACGGCGCTCGGGTGATATAGATGCGCGATTCCGCCAGCATGTTCCCCCAACTGGGAATCTCCGGCGGCGCGCCCAACCCAAGAAAATCCAGAGCAGCGGCCCCGAGCTGGGCGAAGGCGAACACGAAGCTCGCCTGCACGAGCAGCGGCGACACCATGTTCGGCAGGATATGCTTGCCGATGAGCCACAGCGTCCCCGACCCCATGCTGCGGGCCGCCTCGACATAGGTCTCCTCACGCAGACGCAGCGTCACGCCATAGGTGATTCGGGCCGTGGTCGTCAGATAGATGACGCCGATGGCGATGATGGCGTTGGCCACGCTTTGCCCCAGGATCACGATCAGGCCGAGGGCGAGCAGCAGCGAGGGAAAGGCCATCATGACATCGACGACGCGCATCAGCACCCGCCCCAGCTTCGGGAACAGCGCCGAGACGATGCCGATGGGCACGCCCGTCACCAAGGCGAAGGCGACGACCCCGACCCCGATGAGCAAGGCCAGACGGGACCCGTGTATCACGCGGCTGAGGGTGTCACGCCCGAAATGGTCGGTGCCGAACCAATGAGTCCAGTTCGGCGGACTGAGGCGATTGATGGGCTCGATATCGGCGGGGCCGAAAGGCGCGATGTACTCGGCCAGGAGCGCCAGCACGATGACGACCGCCAGCAGCACCAGGCCGCCGAGGGCCAGGGGCCGCGCGAGAAACGGCGACAGCCAAGAATGGATATGCTCTTTCACTCGAGTTCCACCCGTGGGTCGAGGTAGCGATAGGAAATGTCCACCAGCAGATTGATGATCAGATAGAGCGAGACGATCACCAGGATGACGCCCTGGATCACCGGATAGTCGCGGCGCAGGATCGACTGCACGACCATCCGCCCGACGCCCGGCAGGGCGAAGACGGTCTCGGTCACGACGGCTTCGGAGATCAGGGCCGCCAGGGTGAACCCGAAAGCCGAGACCACGGCCAGCAGCGAATTGCGCAGGATATGCCGGACGACCACGCGCTGCGGGCTGATCCCCTTGGCGCGGGCGGTGCGGATGTAGTCTTCGCGTGCGACGTCCAGCATGCTGGCGCGGGTCAGGCGCAGGATGAGGGCCGCATTGGGCGCCGCCAGCGTCAAGCTGGGCAGCAGCAGGTAGCGCAGGTTGGCCAGCCCGCCCTCTTCGAAGATCGAAGGATAGCCCGAACTGGGCAGCCAGCCCAGCCAGGCGGCGAAGATCAGGATGAAGTAGAGGCCGACCCAGAACGTCGGGATCGAGGCCATGAACATCGCCATCCCCGACAGGCCCTGGTCGATCCAGGTCCCCTGGCGCATCGCGGCCAGAACACCGACGGGAACGCCGATCAGGATGATCCACACCATGGTGATGCCGGCCAGCAGCAGACTGGTCTCGGCGCCGTCCAGGATGACGGTCGTCACCGGGGCCTGAAAGAAGATCGAGGTGCCGAAATCGCCCCGCAGCACGTTGCTGACCCAGTTGACGTACTGGACCAGCAACGACTGGTCGAGGCCGAGGCGGGTACGCAGTGCCTCGACCTGATCGGGCGTCGCCTCATCGCCCAGCAACACATAGATCGGGTCGCCGGGAATAAGGTGGATGAAGAGAAAGATGATAACCGACGCGGCCAACAGTGTGGCAGCGGCCGCGCCGGTTCTCTTCAGGACATAAAGCCACATTTTCGGAGGTCAATCCCAGCGAGCATTCACTTGGAAACGCCCCAGAAGTGCGGCCAGATCAAGGTGCTGTCGCCGATACCCTTCAGGCCCGGCGAGGCGATGTTGTAGGAGTAGACATCGCCCACCTTCATGGTCGGCACCTGCTCGTAGATGAGGGCCTGCAGCTTCGACCAGGCCTCGCGGCGCGCGTTCAGGTCGGAAGTGCCGGTGAACTGAGCCTTGAGGCTGGTCTTCTCGTCGGTGACCCACCATCCGGGATAGCTGTCGTTCAGGGCCGTCAGCAGGATCGGGTCGGGAATGTTGCCGTGGTGAGTGACGAACATGTCCCACTGGTCCGGCTGCGCCCGCTTCTTCAGCAGCGTGGCCCAGTCGACCACCACCATCTGCACGTTGATGCCGGCGTCCGCCAACTGACGGGTGAACACCGTGGCCTGATCGAAGTGCGTCTTGTAGTTGGTCGAAACGAGGAGCTTGATCGGAGTACCGTCGTAGCCCGCCTCTTCGGCCATCTTCTTGGCTTTCTCCGGATCGCCCTCGCTGTAGGCCTCGGCGCCCGATTCGGAATACCAGATGTTGCCCTTGGGGAAGAAGGAGCCGTTGGCATCCCAGAGCTCTTCCTGGCCGACCGACACGCGCAGCGCCTCTTCCTTGTTGAGCGCGGTCTGAATCGCCCGGCGCAGCAGGTGGTTGTCCTTCAGCAGGCCTTGCTTCGAATTCATGAAGACGAGACCGAAGATCGGCGCGCCGCTAAGGTGGATCCGCACCGAAGAGTCGTTCTTGAGGGTCTCGTAGAGGTCCCCCGAGATGAACTCTGCATAGTCGTAGTCGCCCGCCTGGATACCGCTGACACGGGTCCCGACGTCCGGCACCGGAATGAAGCGCACGGCATCGACCTCGGCGACGCGCGCTCCGGCATAACCGTCAGCCGGCGACTCGAGCCCCTTGTAGTCGTCGTACTTGACCAGCTCGACATAGCGGTTGGCGCGCCATTCCTTGAAGCGGAAAGGACCGGTGCCGATGTAGTTCTCGGGCGCGATCGGGTTGCCCCCGGCGGCCGAGACGATGTCGGCCGGATAAATCACCGGTCCGCCGTTCGGGAAGGCCATCATGCTCTTCCAGGCGCCGTTGGGCTCGGAGAGCTTGAGCGTGACTTCGTACTTCCCGCTGGCCTCGACCGAGACCGCGTTGGCCATGAGCAGCTTTCCGCGCGCACCGTGCTCGCCCCAGCGCTTGAGCGACGCCACGACATCCTCTGCGGTCAGTTCCTTGCCGTTGTGGAACGTCACGCCCTGGCGCAGGGAAATGATGATGGTGCGATCGCCGTCTTCCAGCTTCTCGCCACTGGCCAGGAGCGGCTGCGGCTCGAACTTCGAGTCGAAGGCGTAGAGCGTCTCGAACATGTGCTGGCCGATGGTCGCGGCGATGGTGGCCGTGCCAACGTGCACATCCAGGCTGGGCGGCTCGCCAATGGTCGCATAGCGCAGCGTCCCCGCGGCCATAGCCTGCGAGGACACCACTACCGACAGCGCCGCGAAAGCCGCGCCGCGAAGCAAATTTCTGAATCGTCTTAGCATGTTTTCTGCCTTTCCCGGTTCTTCGATCCCGATTCGGACCCTTCTATTCTTCTTCGGCGCCGCACGCTCGGCCAGCAATTCGCACGGCGCCCTTAGCACTCCTACCAACAAGTATATCCGCCGTCTATGACCAGGGAAGCCCCGGTCATGTAGCGCGAGGCGTCGCTGGCCAGGTACACGGCCAGAGGCCCGAGATCTTCGGGGGCCCCCAGCTCGCCCAGAGGAATGTTGCTGACGTAGGACTCGATGATTTCCGGGTGCTTCTCGGCCCAGGCCTTGTTTGGCTCGGTCGCAAAGATTCCCGGACAGATGGCATTGACGGTGATGCGATGCGGCGCCCAGTCGACCGCCAGGCTGCGCGTCAGTTGGATAATCCCGGCCTTGGCCGTCTCATAATGCCGCCCGGCGATATTCCGCCCCGCAATCACGCCGTTGATCGACGAGATGTTGATGACCCGCCCCCCCCGGCCTCTTTCAATCATCGCACCGCCGATCACCTTACAGCACACGAAGGCGCTCGTCAGGTTGAGATCGATCAGTTCCTGCCATTGCGCCAGAGACTGCTGCTCGACCGGCACGTTGCTCCGGCGGCCGCCGACGTTGTTAATCAGGATGTCGAAGGGGCCGGCGTCGCGGAGCGCCTTCTCGCAGGCGTCCTGGCAGGCCTGAGGGTCGCCGATATCCGCGGGAAAGGTCCAGGCTTGTCTGCCAAGAGCGCGAATTTCCTCAGCGACACTCTTTAGGCTGACCGCATCGCGCGCCGCAAGGGCCACGTCGGCTCCCGCTTCGGCGATGGCCAGGGCCATCTCCCGGCCCAGCCCCCGGCTTCCGCCCGTGATGAAGAGCTTCTTCCCTTCAAGACGGAAGCATTCTGCCAATCCCAATGCGACTCTCCCCTGCCGGGCAACGATAACGCCGTCCGATTTCTATTTTTTTCGTTCAACGCCCTTTTGAGCAACACGACGCTACGCCGAACAGCCCTTCGGGGCGAATGCCTTATATTGATTGCCTGATGCAAAGATTGCATAAGGCCCTTGAAGTCAGGTGAGGCAATATCCGGACACCCCGCCCGTTGCGGCGCCCAAGGAGTAAGCCGCCCCCGGCGAAGAAAGGGCGCGATCCTTGCCCCGGCGTCATGCTTCGGCGGAAAACCCGTCAATCCAACCGGCACTGCCGCTTGCGCGGCCGCCAGCCACACATAAGGAACACCCCTGATGACCACTTGCCCCGCGGCCAGAATCGGCGACAGATGGGAAGACATCGACACGCCCGCGTTGGTCGTTGAGCTCGACATTCTGGAAGAAAACCTGCGGCGCATGGCCGCCTTCGCGAAAGACAAGGGCATCCGGCTGCGGCCCCACGCGAAGTCGCACAAATGCCCGGCGATCGCGCGCAAGCAGGTCGAACTCGGCGCCGTTGGCGTCTGCTGCCAGAAGGTCACAGAGGCGGAATCGCTGGCCGAAGGCGGCATCACTGACATTCTGATTACCAATCAGATCGTTGGGGAGCGTAAACTCAACCGCCTGGTGGCTCTCGCCCGGCGCATCAAGGTCGCGGTCTGCGCCGATCACTCGGACAATCTGCGCGAGCTCGACGCCGCCGCCCGGAATTTCGACACCACCCTTTCGGTGCTGGTGGAGATCGACGTCGGCTCCCACCGCTGCGGCGTTCAGCCGGGAGAGCCCGCGGTGGCCCTCGCGCGGGAGATCGCCGCGGCGAAAAACCTGCGCTTCGGCGGCATCCAGGCCTATCACGGCCGCGCCCAGCACCAGCGGACCTACGAAGAGCGGCAGCAGACGATCGAAGCCGCCTCGGCCCTTGTCGAGCAGACCTGCGCCTTGCTGGCCGCGGAAGGCCTGGAGTGCGACATCATCGGCGGCGCGGGCACGGGGACCTATCCCTTCGAAACGGCCAGCGGCGTCTACAACGAGCTGCAGGTCGGATCCTACGTCTTCCTGGACCGCGACTATTCCCTGAACCTGGATGCGGAAGGCCGCCAGGCGGATGATTTCACCCAAAGCCTTTTCATCAAGTCGACGGTGCTGAGCACGCCGGAGCCCGATCGCGCCGTGACCGACGCCGGCCTGAAGGCCTACACCACGGACGCGGGGCTTCCGGGCGTCCATGCCATGCCGGGCGCCGAAGTTCTGGCGGCCGCCGACGAGCACTGCAACATCCGCTTTCACGGGCCGCACCAGCGCCCGCAACTGGGCGAGACGGTCATGCTGATCCCGGGCCACTGCGATCCCGCGGTCAACCTGCATGACTGGATCATCGGGCTGCGCAACGGCCGGGTCGAATCCATTTGGCCGGTCGCGGCGAGAGGCGCGGTACTGTAAGCATCCCCCAGCGCGCCGGGCGGAGGACTCCCCCGGCGCCCCCGCCCGAACAACAGGAAAAGCCGCCATGGCCGAAGACTGCCTCGACAACCTGCTTCTGGACGACACGCTCAAAGGCGTTCCCGGCGGCCAGCCCCCCTTCCGCATCGCGGATGCCGGCGGCCTGGGCTGGAACCTGCTCGCCGAAGACCTGCCGCTTCCCGTCGCGGTCCTGAAGGAATCGGCCATCGAGCACAACAGCGCGTGGATGAAGGCGTTCCTGGCGGCCAGCGGTGTCCTCTTGGCCCCCCATGGCAAGACCACCATGAGTCCTCAGCTGTTCCATCGCCAGCTGCGCGACGGCGCCTGGGGCATCACCCTGGCGACCATCCAGCAGGTCCAGGCGGCGCGGCGCTTCGGCATCGGACGGATCCTTCTCGCCAACCAGTTGGTCGGAAAGCAGGCAATCCGCTACGTCCTGGACGAACTGGAGAAGGATCCGGACTTCGACTTCTATTGCCTGGTGGATTCGGTGGAGGGCGTCGAGTCGCTCGCCCGGGCGGCGCGCGAACGCGGCCTCTCCCGCCCCCTCCAGGTGCTGATCGAAGGCGGACTCCAAGGCGCCCGGACCGGCTGCCGCGACCTGGACGAGGCCCTGGCCGTATCGCGCGCCGTGGGCGCTCACGCCCCGCTGCTCGCCCTGCGCGGCGTCGAGGGCTTCGAAGGGATCATCGCCGACCCGGACCCTGTGGCGGCGGCGAAGCGCGTCGCCGCTTTCCTGCGCTTCCTGGGCGACATCGCCAAGCGCTGCGAGGCGGAGGGCCTCCTGGCCCCGGGCCCGGTGATCCTGACCGCCGGGGGTTCCGCCTTCTACGACATCGTCGCCGAGATCTTCAACGAACTGGAGTTCGACCGCGAAAAGTACGTCGTGATCCGCTCGGGCTGCTATCTCACCCACGATTCGATCATGTACGACAACTTCGCCCGGCAGATGCACGAACGCTCGCAGGTCGTGCGCGATATCGGCAGCCCCCTCCGCCCTGCCCTGGAGGTCTGGGCCTACGTCCAGTCGCGGCCCGAGACCAACCGCGTCTTTCTCATCCTCGGTAAAAGGGACTGCAGCTACGACGCCGGCCTGCCCAGGCCGGCGGCCTGGTTCCGTCCCGGCAGCCATCGCTCTCCACAGGAGCTGTCCCAGGGACACGAGTGCGTGGAGATCAACGACCAGCACCTGTTCATGGATGTGCCGGACGACTCTCCGCTTAGCGTCGGCGACATGGTGTCCTTCGGCATCTCGCATCCCTGCCTGACCTTCGACAAATGGCAGGCCGTAGCGATCGTCGACGACGACTACAACGTCGTGTCGATGATTCGCACATTCTTCTAGTTCCCGAAAAGAGGTAGCCATGACCAAGCAAGCCATCGGCGGCATCAGCGACCAGAAACTCCCCTTCTCCAAGGCTTTCAGGGCCGGCGACTTCATCTTCGTCTCGGGCCAGGTCGCCTTCGACCAGAACGGCCGCCTGCTGGATGGCGGCATCGAGGCGCAGACCGATCAGGTCATGCGGAATGTCGAAGCCGTCCTCAAGGAGGCCGACTGCGGCCTGGGAGACATCGTCAAGACCACCGTCTGGCTTGCCGACGCGCGCGACTTCGGTCGCTTCAACGCGACCTATGCGAAGTATTTCCCGGACAACCCGCCGGCGCGTTCGACCGTGGAATCCCGCCTGATGATCGACGCCAAGATCGAGATCGAGGTCGTCGCCTACAAACCCCTCGGATGACCGGCGGAGTCCTCCGCCCCCTTCCCGGCCCGACGCGGCCTCACAGGCCTCTCCCAAAGGCGGCGCCGTTCCAAAGCGGCGCCGCTTTCGTCCTGCCGGCCAGCGGTCCGCGCAGCCCCATTCGTTCTGCGCATCGCATTAGACGAAACGAGCATTGGTTTGGCGCCAGCACGTTACTTAACTTGGTCTGGGGCTGGGCGCTGACGCCCCCTTGCCCGCCGCTGCGCTGCCATCAGTACCCGGTGTTCAATCGATGAGAATCACAGATCTGCCCACGCCGTCGCTGGTCCTCGACCGGGCGAAACTCGTCAGAAACATCCAGCGCATGGCGGAGGCCGCGCGGCGGCACGGCGTGGCCTTGCGGCCGCACCTGAAGACCTCCAAGTCCATCGACGTGGCGCGGCTCGCCCTGGAAGGCCAAGCGGGCGGCATCGCGGTTTCCACCTTGAAGGAAGCCGAGTATTTCGTGCGCCACGGGATTGCCGATGTGCACTATGCCGTCAGCATCGTCCCCGACAAGCTGGAGCGGGTCGCCGCGATCCAGAACCGGGGCGCCCGCGTGACCGTGATCACCGACAGCGTCGAGGTGGCCCGGGCCATCGACGCCAAGGGCCAGGAGCTGGACCATACCTTTCACGTACTGATCGAAATCGATTGCGGCGAAGGCCGCTCGGGCGTCTATGCGGACAGCCCGGAGATGCTCAAGATCGCCGAGCTGATCGATCGCTCCCCCAAGGCCGCCCTCGCCGGGGTCATGAGCCACGCCGGACACTCCTACGGCTGCCGCAGCCTTGCCGAGATCGAGGAGGTGGCCGAAGCCGAGCGCGCCGCCGCGGTGACCGCCGCCGAGCGAATCCGGATGCTGGAAATCGCCTGCCCGACCGTCAGCGTGGGCTCGACCCCGACGGCCCTGCACGCGCGCGGCCTGGAGGGCGTCACGGAGATGCGTCCGGGCGTCTACATGTTCGGCGACATGTTCCAGGCGCAGATCGGTTCCTGCGCGGTCTCCGACCTGGCGGTTTCGGTGATAACGGAGGTCATCAGCCACCGCGCGCCCCTGGGGCGCCTGTTGATCGATGCCGGCGCCCTGGCCCTGTCGAAGGACCGCAGCACGCAAGACACTCCGAACGATATCGGCTTCGGCCTGGTGGCCGGTCTGGACGGCCGCCCCCTGGCCCCCCAGTTGCACGTCGGCAAGGTCTACCAGGAGCATGGGCAGATCGTACTGACCGAGGACACGCCGGCGGATAGCCTGCCGGTCGGGGCGCGCCTGCGGGTCTATCCGAACCACATCTGCATGACGGGCGCCATGTACGGCGAGTACTACGTCGTCGACAGCGAGCACGGCGACGGCGAGGAAATCGTGGCCGTCTGGCCCCGCACCAACGGCTGGTAGGCGCCGCACCCGAAAAGGGCTCTTCCAGAGCAGATTCGCACGATGAGGCGGAACCACCCCCGTGGTTCCGCCTCATCGCGATCCGATCTAGTAATCCACGCGGACGGCGACGCCTTTTTCCCGCGCCATCCGCGCCGCAAGCTCGGCGACGACGAGGTCCTGCAGGGCCACGCCGGTTCCGTCGAAGATCGTGATCTCCTGATCGTCCCGGCGGCCGTCGCACCGCCCCTCGATAACCTGCCCGATCGTGCCCCGGATCGCGTCCTCCGTGATCAGACCGCCGGCGAAGGCGTGCTGGAGTTCGCCGATACTGAGAGACTGCCCGGCTTCGTCGACGAAGAGGGCCGCGCAAGCGACCAGGCCGGGGTCCAGTTCCTGCTTGCCTTTGGTGTCGCAGCCCATGGCGCTGATGTGCGTTCCCGGCCGCACCCAGTCCTTTTCCACCAACGCCGTCTGCGAAGGCGTCACGGTGATCAGCACGTCGGCCGCGGCCACCGCGGCCCGGCGATCCTCTTCCGCGACGAAGCGCAGACCGAGGCCGGTGACGATGCGGCCGAACCTCTCCAGATTTTCCGCCGAAGGATCCCAGGCATGAACCTCCGACAGCTCGCGCACCGCCAGGGTCGCCTTTAACTGGTACTCCGCCTGCACGCCGGCACCGATGATGCCCAGCACCTTGGAGTCCGGGCGCGACAATCGCTTGGTGGCGATGGCGCTGGAGGCTCCGGTGCGGACGGCCGTCAGGTAGTTGGCGCTCACCAGCGCCACGGCGCGCCCGGTCTCGGGATCGAAGAGCAGCGTGGACGACTGGTGGTTGCCCAGGCCGCGCGCGGCATTGTGCGGCCAATAGCCCCCGGCCTTCAGGCCGAGGATGGGGGCCGAGAGGTCGCAGCCCGTCTTCACCCCATAGACCGCGTCCTGGTGGCCGACGACCTCGCGCACCACGGGATAGTTGCGCGCCTCGCCGCGCGCCATGGCGGCAAAGACATCCTCGACGCTGCGGATGGCGTCCTCGACGGAGACCAGTTCACGTGCGAGCTGCTCGGAAATCACCAGCATTCGTTCAAACCTCGTGGAGTACGGATGGCGCCGCAGCGCATCATTTCAGCAATGCCGGGAGAAGCGAGGAGAGCTCGGGCACCAGCACCAGAAGGACGACCACGCCGATCTCTGCGACGAGAAAGGGGAACACCGCCCGGACGATCGGGAAGACGGGGCTGTCCGCAATGCGGCAAGCGACGAAAAGACAGACGCCGACCGGCGGCGTGATCAGCCCGAGGGTCAGGGTCAGGATAACGACCATCGCGAACTGCATCGGGTCGATTCCCATTCCCGACACCACCGGCATCAGCATCGGGACGATGAGCACGATGGCAGCGCCCGGTTCCAGGAACGTCCCGACCAGCAGCAGAACGAAGGCCAGCGCCATCATGAAGAGCGTGGGATTGCCGGTAAAGAGGATCGCGAAGTCCTGCACCCACATCGCGATGCCGCCGATCGTCAGAACGTAGGACACCACGGTCGCGGCCGCGATCACCAGATAGACCGTTGCCGTGATGCGGGCGCTGCGCCGCAGGGCATCCCAGAGCTCCGCCAGGTCGAGGCTCCGGAACACGAACCAGGAGATGAACAGGGCGTAGACCACGGCGACGCCGCCGGCCTCGGTGGCGGTGAACATGCCCGAGAGCGTGCCGCCCACGATCAGGGCCGGCAGTCCCATCACCAGGAGCCCGTCGCGCAGCAAGACCGGCAGCTCGCCCTTGTCGACCTTGTGGATCGACCGCGGCAGCCGCTCCCCGCGCGCCTGCAGCCAGATCAGCAGCCACATCGACCCGGCCAGCATAAGGCCGGGGACGATTCCCGCGATGAAGAGGTCGATGACCGAAATGCGGGTCACAGCCGCATAGATGATCATGATGACCGAGGGTGGAATGATCGGGCCGATGATGGAGGAGGCGATGGT encodes the following:
- a CDS encoding RidA family protein, yielding MTKQAIGGISDQKLPFSKAFRAGDFIFVSGQVAFDQNGRLLDGGIEAQTDQVMRNVEAVLKEADCGLGDIVKTTVWLADARDFGRFNATYAKYFPDNPPARSTVESRLMIDAKIEIEVVAYKPLG
- a CDS encoding TRAP transporter large permease, with the protein product MAIAFVAMLLLGVPIVFALGIAGAVGLWALDLDLISVPTRLFTGMDNFVLLAAPFYIFAGEVMNRGGITSRLIRLAGLVTRGVPGGTAYANVSSSVLFAGISGAAVADTAALGQVFIKGMPEEGYDKNYAAAVTIASSIIGPIIPPSVIMIIYAAVTRISVIDLFIAGIVPGLMLAGSMWLLIWLQARGERLPRSIHKVDKGELPVLLRDGLLVMGLPALIVGGTLSGMFTATEAGGVAVVYALFISWFVFRSLDLAELWDALRRSARITATVYLVIAAATVVSYVLTIGGIAMWVQDFAILFTGNPTLFMMALAFVLLLVGTFLEPGAAIVLIVPMLMPVVSGMGIDPMQFAMVVILTLTLGLITPPVGVCLFVACRIADSPVFPIVRAVFPFLVAEIGVVVLLVLVPELSSLLPALLK
- a CDS encoding DSD1 family PLP-dependent enzyme; translated protein: MTTCPAARIGDRWEDIDTPALVVELDILEENLRRMAAFAKDKGIRLRPHAKSHKCPAIARKQVELGAVGVCCQKVTEAESLAEGGITDILITNQIVGERKLNRLVALARRIKVAVCADHSDNLRELDAAARNFDTTLSVLVEIDVGSHRCGVQPGEPAVALAREIAAAKNLRFGGIQAYHGRAQHQRTYEERQQTIEAASALVEQTCALLAAEGLECDIIGGAGTGTYPFETASGVYNELQVGSYVFLDRDYSLNLDAEGRQADDFTQSLFIKSTVLSTPEPDRAVTDAGLKAYTTDAGLPGVHAMPGAEVLAAADEHCNIRFHGPHQRPQLGETVMLIPGHCDPAVNLHDWIIGLRNGRVESIWPVAARGAVL
- a CDS encoding ornithine cyclodeaminase family protein, which produces MLVISEQLARELVSVEDAIRSVEDVFAAMARGEARNYPVVREVVGHQDAVYGVKTGCDLSAPILGLKAGGYWPHNAARGLGNHQSSTLLFDPETGRAVALVSANYLTAVRTGASSAIATKRLSRPDSKVLGIIGAGVQAEYQLKATLAVRELSEVHAWDPSAENLERFGRIVTGLGLRFVAEEDRRAAVAAADVLITVTPSQTALVEKDWVRPGTHISAMGCDTKGKQELDPGLVACAALFVDEAGQSLSIGELQHAFAGGLITEDAIRGTIGQVIEGRCDGRRDDQEITIFDGTGVALQDLVVAELAARMAREKGVAVRVDY
- a CDS encoding amino acid deaminase, which encodes MAEDCLDNLLLDDTLKGVPGGQPPFRIADAGGLGWNLLAEDLPLPVAVLKESAIEHNSAWMKAFLAASGVLLAPHGKTTMSPQLFHRQLRDGAWGITLATIQQVQAARRFGIGRILLANQLVGKQAIRYVLDELEKDPDFDFYCLVDSVEGVESLARAARERGLSRPLQVLIEGGLQGARTGCRDLDEALAVSRAVGAHAPLLALRGVEGFEGIIADPDPVAAAKRVAAFLRFLGDIAKRCEAEGLLAPGPVILTAGGSAFYDIVAEIFNELEFDREKYVVIRSGCYLTHDSIMYDNFARQMHERSQVVRDIGSPLRPALEVWAYVQSRPETNRVFLILGKRDCSYDAGLPRPAAWFRPGSHRSPQELSQGHECVEINDQHLFMDVPDDSPLSVGDMVSFGISHPCLTFDKWQAVAIVDDDYNVVSMIRTFF
- a CDS encoding alanine racemase, with product MRITDLPTPSLVLDRAKLVRNIQRMAEAARRHGVALRPHLKTSKSIDVARLALEGQAGGIAVSTLKEAEYFVRHGIADVHYAVSIVPDKLERVAAIQNRGARVTVITDSVEVARAIDAKGQELDHTFHVLIEIDCGEGRSGVYADSPEMLKIAELIDRSPKAALAGVMSHAGHSYGCRSLAEIEEVAEAERAAAVTAAERIRMLEIACPTVSVGSTPTALHARGLEGVTEMRPGVYMFGDMFQAQIGSCAVSDLAVSVITEVISHRAPLGRLLIDAGALALSKDRSTQDTPNDIGFGLVAGLDGRPLAPQLHVGKVYQEHGQIVLTEDTPADSLPVGARLRVYPNHICMTGAMYGEYYVVDSEHGDGEEIVAVWPRTNGW